A genomic stretch from Anaerolinea thermophila UNI-1 includes:
- a CDS encoding choice-of-anchor R domain-containing protein has translation MNAWTMKVSACHHLPLEGFHPQVEELTWQLPGGADAAQVRLDGALANQDDPRRWLGAEMSISPAGGAPCWWGCLHGVEIQRGGMRWRWDLAQVVNRCAVRYRAPTPWSVEGGAGTFQTPWAEDGRSQRRFGVRERVFSIGEASQDEALARRDTLLAEHAAPRLQFLPALSGREDFVLLEGRGWWHTLGWRYALCAQGWLGSARREGTSLPWGHTSSIQRLAQAFTPDGDGWDCGEIWVWLVKTGAPADSVELSLCADSGGLPGAVLSAFTLPAASLSRDPALGWVRLRPSTPVHLNSGSRYWLVLKRTGALDAQNAYLARLDADGTLGTSPGLLAFNGSAWQSAGAGSLLANLFGEEALTAHLARLLGQDGAGQCLRGVFVRAPSSKRVRLYNNGTRTALEEVNALLALDNLDAFVTPQRFVVLERRSAPPVVPHLTLDADGILRQQDGSPWTLSIPPVGRWAGVRVSASRSVPVRLERVAWRGGVLRVEGFTVWAGES, from the coding sequence GTGAACGCCTGGACAATGAAGGTCAGTGCCTGTCATCACCTGCCGCTGGAGGGATTTCACCCGCAGGTGGAGGAACTCACCTGGCAGTTGCCCGGCGGGGCAGATGCCGCGCAGGTGCGCCTGGACGGCGCGCTGGCGAATCAGGACGACCCGCGCCGCTGGCTGGGAGCGGAGATGAGCATCTCCCCCGCAGGCGGCGCGCCCTGCTGGTGGGGCTGTCTGCACGGGGTGGAAATTCAGCGCGGCGGGATGCGCTGGCGCTGGGATCTGGCGCAGGTGGTCAACCGCTGTGCGGTGCGCTACCGCGCGCCCACCCCCTGGAGCGTGGAAGGCGGTGCGGGAACATTTCAAACCCCCTGGGCAGAGGATGGGCGCAGTCAGCGGCGTTTTGGCGTGCGCGAGCGGGTGTTTTCCATCGGCGAAGCCAGCCAGGACGAAGCCCTTGCCCGCCGCGATACCCTGCTGGCGGAGCATGCCGCTCCGCGCCTGCAGTTTCTCCCCGCCCTTTCCGGCAGAGAGGATTTCGTCCTGCTTGAAGGGCGCGGCTGGTGGCACACCCTGGGCTGGCGCTATGCCCTCTGCGCGCAGGGCTGGCTGGGGAGCGCCCGCCGCGAAGGCACATCCCTGCCCTGGGGACACACCTCATCCATTCAGCGCCTCGCCCAAGCCTTTACCCCCGACGGGGACGGCTGGGACTGCGGGGAGATCTGGGTGTGGCTGGTCAAAACCGGCGCTCCCGCCGACAGCGTGGAACTCTCCCTCTGCGCCGATTCGGGCGGTCTGCCCGGCGCGGTGTTGAGCGCCTTTACCCTGCCCGCCGCTTCCCTCAGCCGCGACCCCGCGCTGGGCTGGGTGCGCCTGCGCCCGTCTACCCCCGTGCATCTGAACAGCGGAAGCCGTTACTGGCTGGTGCTGAAGCGCACCGGCGCGCTGGACGCGCAGAACGCTTACCTCGCCCGCCTGGATGCCGACGGGACATTAGGGACATCCCCGGGCTTGCTGGCGTTCAACGGCAGTGCCTGGCAGAGTGCGGGGGCAGGCAGTCTGCTGGCAAACCTGTTCGGCGAGGAAGCCCTCACGGCGCATCTGGCGCGCCTGCTGGGGCAGGACGGCGCCGGGCAGTGCCTGCGCGGGGTGTTCGTGCGCGCGCCATCCAGCAAGCGGGTACGCCTGTACAACAACGGCACGCGCACCGCGCTGGAAGAGGTCAACGCACTGCTGGCGCTGGACAATCTGGACGCCTTCGTCACCCCTCAGCGTTTTGTGGTGCTGGAGCGGCGCTCCGCTCCGCCTGTCGTGCCGCACCTGACGCTGGACGCGGATGGAATTCTGCGCCAGCAGGACGGCAGTCCGTGGACACTGTCCATCCCGCCGGTGGGACGCTGGGCGGGCGTGCGGGTAAGCGCATCCCGGAGTGTGCCGGTGCGTCTGGAGCGGGTTGCCTGGCGCGGCGGAGTACTGCGGGTGGAAGGATTCACCGTGTGGGCAGGAGAGAGTTAA
- a CDS encoding lysophospholipid acyltransferase family protein — MQQSLSHTKTNRKPWMDRQKLQKIFDVLIHALTRPEFHGVEHVPAEGGVILATNHMSRMDTLLLFINPARKDVTALVADKYQKYPLFAWILRTGGIIWLDRENADFGALRAAVEVLKKGVALGIAPEGTRSRTGQLLEGKPGTALVALRAGVPIVPTAIAGTENVFPRIFTLQRPRISVTFGKPFVLPPLDRDRREEQMKRYTEEIMCRIAALLPEKYHGFYRGHPRIREIQQGINLDLQG, encoded by the coding sequence ATGCAACAATCTCTTTCACACACTAAAACCAACCGCAAACCCTGGATGGACCGCCAGAAACTGCAAAAAATCTTCGATGTGCTGATTCATGCGCTCACCCGCCCGGAATTTCACGGCGTGGAGCATGTGCCTGCTGAAGGCGGGGTCATCCTTGCCACCAACCACATGAGCCGCATGGATACCTTACTGCTGTTCATCAACCCGGCGCGCAAGGACGTTACCGCGCTGGTGGCGGATAAATATCAGAAGTACCCGCTCTTTGCCTGGATTTTGCGCACCGGCGGGATTATCTGGCTGGACCGCGAAAACGCCGACTTTGGCGCACTGCGTGCGGCGGTTGAGGTGCTGAAAAAGGGCGTTGCCCTGGGCATTGCTCCCGAAGGCACGCGAAGCCGCACCGGTCAACTGCTGGAAGGCAAGCCCGGCACGGCGCTGGTAGCCCTGCGGGCGGGTGTGCCGATTGTGCCTACCGCCATTGCCGGGACGGAGAACGTTTTCCCGCGCATTTTCACCCTGCAACGTCCGCGCATCTCGGTGACTTTTGGCAAGCCGTTTGTCCTGCCGCCGCTGGACCGCGACCGCCGCGAGGAACAGATGAAGCGCTACACCGAGGAAATCATGTGCCGGATTGCCGCGCTGTTGCCGGAGAAGTATCACGGCTTTTATCGCGGGCATCCGCGTATCCGCGAGATTCAGCAAGGCATCAACCTGGATTTGCAGGGGTAA
- a CDS encoding NifU family protein, which yields MVTTNGKSFEYSTEERLRALIETLDTYIQQYHGGSVEMVGFDGKVLKVRLGGACEGCPLSPTTINGWVAGTVRQFFPEIEKVEAVEEQS from the coding sequence ATGGTAACCACGAACGGTAAATCCTTCGAGTATTCCACCGAGGAACGCCTGCGGGCGCTGATTGAGACGCTGGACACCTACATTCAGCAGTACCATGGCGGTTCGGTGGAAATGGTGGGCTTTGACGGCAAGGTGCTCAAGGTGCGCCTGGGCGGTGCCTGTGAGGGTTGTCCGCTTTCGCCCACCACCATTAACGGCTGGGTTGCCGGGACGGTGCGGCAGTTCTTCCCCGAAATCGAGAAGGTTGAAGCCGTTGAGGAACAGTCCTGA
- a CDS encoding PD40 domain-containing protein, which yields MKSAFQLVNRLLIAALALAFFAVLVRADAPPAATLLISKPPAADTANEDCYHASASYDGSRVVFACKYVDEATNLSSLPDTVNTWDVFLRDRTLNQTLALSATYQNLLGQGNSLFPVISPDGQWVAFQTSAQLKSTDTDSRLDIYVLKVEADGTISQSIQASRRSSGTPADADSGYTCPVPLPPGQTCDPKYLILQPSLAIYTEGGNPRVIFQSDASNLDLGLTDGNHKRDLYLSLINAADGSVTNKLLTRTPSGGSINGDAWHPVVSYDGRWVAFTSDASNLIPGVSGIQVYLMDRDADNDGILDNTLPVYRLVSRAADGKPGNAMSFYPALSADGRYIAFTSDASNLETQNPALPADTNGKRDVYLWDRLSGRTHLISVRYHTDPDQALEEPSFSPTISADGRWIAFTSEAGNVVPGDVNVYCAYDEQQAKWVCSHRDLFIYDRLAQTDADRLFLLNVRNSPPPPGTGTGESMPVLLDIPPDPTNCPNSLQVCNTSAFPVIAGNRSLVTFSSQDRDLPDGAAFNIDERFDVWARAFDVPAPAPQLSFSPQSLAFVVFPGQVSAPKNILLTNFGDVAVNIGQVQITTGDDAVFELVSDGCSNRTLDAAINGVPRATGSCKISVRAVPDEMLAVGEYVSQVVIPSDDPQLTTATVSLWAGPRYVYLPAVLKP from the coding sequence ATGAAAAGCGCTTTTCAACTCGTCAACCGTTTGCTGATTGCCGCGCTGGCGCTGGCGTTCTTTGCCGTGCTGGTACGCGCCGACGCTCCCCCCGCCGCCACCCTGCTGATCTCCAAGCCTCCCGCCGCGGATACTGCCAATGAGGACTGCTACCACGCCTCGGCATCTTACGACGGCTCGCGGGTGGTGTTTGCCTGCAAGTACGTGGATGAGGCCACCAATCTCTCGTCCCTGCCCGATACCGTAAACACCTGGGATGTCTTCCTGCGCGACCGCACCCTGAACCAGACCCTTGCCCTCTCGGCAACCTACCAGAACCTGCTGGGACAGGGCAACTCCCTGTTCCCGGTCATCTCGCCGGATGGGCAGTGGGTGGCGTTCCAGACCTCGGCGCAGTTGAAATCCACCGACACCGACTCGCGGCTGGATATCTACGTGTTGAAGGTGGAAGCCGACGGCACCATCAGCCAGAGCATTCAGGCTTCACGGCGCAGTTCCGGCACCCCCGCGGATGCGGATTCGGGCTACACCTGTCCGGTGCCGCTCCCGCCGGGACAAACCTGCGACCCCAAATACCTGATTCTGCAACCTTCGCTGGCGATCTACACCGAAGGCGGCAACCCGCGGGTGATCTTCCAGAGCGACGCCAGCAACCTTGACCTCGGTTTAACCGACGGCAATCACAAGCGCGACCTGTACCTGAGCCTCATTAACGCCGCCGACGGCAGTGTCACCAACAAACTGCTCACCCGCACCCCTTCGGGTGGCAGTATCAACGGCGATGCCTGGCATCCGGTGGTTTCCTATGATGGGCGCTGGGTGGCGTTCACATCCGACGCCAGCAACCTGATTCCCGGCGTCAGCGGTATTCAGGTGTACCTGATGGACCGCGACGCCGACAACGACGGTATTCTCGACAACACTCTGCCGGTGTACCGGCTGGTCTCGCGCGCCGCCGATGGCAAGCCCGGCAATGCCATGTCCTTCTATCCCGCCCTCTCTGCCGACGGCAGGTACATTGCCTTTACTTCAGATGCGTCCAACCTGGAAACCCAGAACCCTGCCCTGCCGGCAGATACCAACGGCAAGCGCGACGTGTACCTGTGGGATCGCCTGAGCGGGCGCACCCACCTGATCTCCGTGCGCTACCACACCGACCCCGACCAGGCGCTGGAAGAGCCCAGTTTCAGCCCCACCATCTCCGCGGATGGGCGCTGGATTGCCTTTACTTCCGAAGCGGGCAACGTGGTGCCGGGGGATGTCAACGTGTACTGCGCCTACGACGAACAGCAGGCGAAATGGGTGTGTTCGCACCGCGACCTGTTTATCTACGACCGCCTGGCGCAAACTGACGCCGACCGCCTGTTCCTGCTCAACGTGCGCAACAGCCCGCCACCGCCTGGTACAGGTACGGGAGAGAGCATGCCGGTTCTGCTGGATATTCCCCCCGACCCCACTAACTGCCCCAACTCCCTGCAGGTGTGCAACACCTCGGCTTTCCCGGTGATTGCCGGCAACCGCTCGCTGGTGACCTTCTCCAGCCAGGACCGCGACCTGCCGGACGGCGCGGCGTTCAACATTGACGAGCGCTTCGATGTTTGGGCGCGCGCCTTCGATGTGCCGGCGCCTGCCCCGCAGTTGTCGTTCTCCCCGCAGAGCCTTGCCTTTGTGGTCTTCCCCGGGCAGGTGAGCGCGCCAAAGAACATTCTCCTCACCAACTTTGGCGATGTGGCGGTGAACATCGGGCAGGTTCAAATTACCACCGGCGACGATGCCGTGTTTGAACTCGTCTCCGACGGCTGTTCCAACCGTACGCTGGACGCCGCCATCAACGGCGTACCACGCGCCACCGGCAGTTGCAAAATCAGCGTGCGGGCGGTGCCGGACGAAATGCTGGCGGTGGGCGAGTATGTCTCGCAGGTAGTCATCCCCAGCGATGACCCGCAGTTGACCACTGCCACCGTCTCGCTGTGGGCGGGTCCGCGCTACGTGTACTTACCGGCAGTGCTCAAACCGTAA
- a CDS encoding cyclic nucleotide-binding domain-containing protein — protein MFRQEYAHLAIFEGLNPQQIQALSPFLEEVRYPSGTVIFQQGNFADALCIVLEGEVQIRYKPYDGPSLVVARISPGGVCGWSAALGRDVYTSSAVANTEVVAYRLKRACLQTLCERNPELGRVWLERLASVIAERLRNTHVSILEMLTASMDLQPSSQGCQNQEE, from the coding sequence ATGTTCAGACAGGAGTACGCGCATCTTGCCATTTTTGAAGGGCTGAATCCCCAGCAGATTCAAGCCCTCTCTCCCTTTTTGGAAGAGGTGCGCTACCCCTCAGGTACGGTGATTTTCCAGCAGGGCAACTTTGCCGATGCACTGTGCATCGTGCTGGAAGGCGAGGTGCAAATTCGCTACAAGCCCTACGACGGTCCCTCGCTGGTGGTTGCGCGCATTTCTCCGGGCGGGGTGTGCGGGTGGTCGGCGGCGCTGGGACGGGATGTGTACACCAGTTCCGCAGTGGCGAATACCGAGGTGGTGGCGTACCGCCTCAAGCGCGCCTGCCTGCAGACACTGTGCGAGCGCAACCCCGAACTGGGACGGGTATGGCTGGAACGGCTGGCGAGCGTCATCGCCGAGCGCTTACGCAACACCCATGTCTCCATCCTCGAAATGCTCACCGCCAGTATGGATTTACAGCCCTCCTCACAAGGGTGTCAGAATCAGGAGGAGTAA
- a CDS encoding DedA family protein, translating into MDFLLELFRWFVDFVLHMDRHLPQIVNDIGIWVYAVLFLVIFIETGLVVTPFLPGDSLLFAAGAVAATTSLHPLFLWVLLATAAVLGDTANYWIGHFVGPKVFTQESRWFKREYLERTHAFYEKHGGKTIFLARFIPIIRTFAPFVAGIGRMRYGYFISYNVIGGIVWTGLFIGAGYFFGNLPIVKENFSLVIIAIILISLIPAVVEYLKEKRRPHPAVVKQ; encoded by the coding sequence ATGGATTTCTTGCTGGAACTCTTTCGCTGGTTTGTGGACTTTGTCCTGCACATGGATCGCCACCTGCCCCAAATTGTCAATGACATTGGCATTTGGGTGTATGCAGTGCTCTTTCTGGTGATTTTCATCGAGACCGGTCTGGTGGTAACGCCCTTCCTGCCGGGCGATTCCCTGCTCTTTGCGGCAGGGGCGGTTGCGGCAACCACCAGTCTGCATCCGCTGTTCCTGTGGGTACTGCTGGCAACGGCTGCCGTGCTGGGCGATACGGCGAATTACTGGATTGGGCATTTTGTCGGTCCCAAGGTGTTCACACAGGAATCGCGCTGGTTCAAGCGGGAGTATCTGGAGCGCACGCATGCCTTTTATGAAAAACACGGCGGGAAGACCATCTTCCTGGCGCGTTTCATTCCCATTATCCGCACCTTTGCCCCGTTTGTAGCCGGCATCGGGCGGATGCGCTACGGCTATTTCATCAGTTACAACGTGATTGGCGGCATCGTGTGGACGGGGCTGTTCATCGGCGCGGGGTACTTCTTCGGCAATTTGCCCATCGTCAAAGAGAACTTCTCGCTGGTGATTATTGCCATCATCCTCATCTCGCTCATTCCCGCAGTGGTGGAGTACCTGAAAGAGAAAAGGCGTCCGCATCCCGCTGTGGTCAAACAGTAG
- a CDS encoding phage portal protein: MWKTILHRWIEPEVRRRVQMALAETDNTLLIRAQAWGENERLTPDREQTLEQALHAWRTNPLARRIVELTTEYVIGGGLAVVSPQAEAQTFLQRWWEHPLNRLPMRTVEWCDELSRAGELFLLLSTDAGGMTYVRAIPALQIRAIRTAENDLQQEIACLQVDGAGEERWWQVYNPQSDMPDEQGRFAPAILHYAINRPVGAVRGESDLAPLLRWLNRYAGWLEDRARLNRYRNTFLFTVRSRFASEAERLARQQTLAANPPMPGSILVTDEGEEWSVIQPHLESHEAGEDGLALKKMIAAGAGIPLHFLAEPESATRTTAEAAGGPAYRRLEQRQKFFCWLVEDTARACLRRWAWIHGRSGEYEVQVRGADLSARDNASLAAALAHASGALMRLYERGLIGESELLRLVYRFAGETAPASANPSTEKKGG; this comes from the coding sequence ATGTGGAAAACCATCCTTCACCGCTGGATTGAACCCGAAGTGCGCCGCCGCGTGCAGATGGCGCTGGCGGAGACCGACAACACCCTGCTGATTCGCGCGCAAGCCTGGGGCGAGAACGAACGCCTTACCCCCGACCGCGAGCAGACGCTGGAACAAGCCCTGCACGCCTGGCGCACCAACCCGCTGGCGCGGCGCATCGTTGAACTGACCACCGAGTACGTCATCGGCGGCGGGCTGGCGGTGGTCAGCCCGCAGGCAGAAGCCCAAACATTCCTTCAGCGCTGGTGGGAGCATCCGCTCAACCGCCTGCCCATGCGCACGGTGGAATGGTGCGATGAACTGAGCCGCGCCGGGGAACTCTTCCTTCTGCTCAGCACCGATGCCGGCGGGATGACCTACGTGCGCGCCATCCCGGCACTGCAAATTCGCGCCATCCGCACCGCCGAAAACGACCTTCAGCAGGAAATTGCCTGCCTGCAGGTGGACGGCGCGGGTGAGGAACGCTGGTGGCAGGTGTACAACCCGCAGAGTGACATGCCCGATGAACAGGGGCGCTTTGCTCCCGCCATCCTGCACTACGCCATCAACCGACCGGTGGGCGCGGTGCGCGGGGAAAGCGACCTGGCGCCGTTACTGCGCTGGCTCAACCGCTACGCCGGCTGGCTGGAAGACCGCGCCCGCCTCAACCGCTACCGCAATACCTTTCTCTTTACCGTGCGCTCGCGCTTTGCCAGCGAAGCCGAACGCCTGGCGCGCCAGCAGACGCTGGCGGCAAACCCGCCCATGCCGGGCAGTATTCTCGTCACCGACGAAGGCGAGGAATGGAGCGTCATCCAGCCGCACCTGGAGAGCCACGAAGCCGGCGAGGACGGGCTGGCACTGAAGAAGATGATTGCCGCCGGGGCGGGCATCCCTTTGCACTTTCTGGCAGAGCCGGAGAGCGCCACCCGCACCACCGCCGAAGCCGCCGGTGGACCGGCTTACCGCCGTCTGGAACAGCGTCAGAAGTTCTTCTGCTGGCTGGTGGAAGATACCGCCCGCGCCTGCCTGCGCCGCTGGGCGTGGATTCACGGGCGCAGCGGCGAATATGAGGTGCAGGTGCGCGGGGCAGACCTCTCGGCGCGCGACAACGCCTCGCTGGCGGCGGCGCTGGCGCATGCCAGCGGCGCGCTCATGCGCCTGTACGAACGCGGGCTGATCGGCGAAAGCGAACTGCTCCGTCTGGTGTACCGCTTTGCCGGAGAGACGGCGCCCGCATCGGCAAACCCATCCACTGAAAAGAAGGGAGGATAA